The Candidatus Hydrogenedentota bacterium genome includes a window with the following:
- a CDS encoding integration host factor subunit beta, translating into MDEKERSLTKRELVIDVADKLGFTQNEVASVVQTTLDCIVEALAHGDRLEIRNFGVFETKRRNARTGRNPRTGEAVPIGQKRVVSFKPGKAIKEMVDTSDDPSRAEEGDGD; encoded by the coding sequence GTGGATGAAAAGGAGCGAAGCTTGACCAAGCGGGAACTTGTCATAGACGTTGCGGACAAACTCGGGTTCACCCAGAACGAGGTGGCCTCGGTCGTGCAAACCACGCTGGACTGCATTGTCGAGGCCCTCGCCCACGGGGACCGGCTGGAAATCCGCAATTTCGGCGTGTTTGAGACCAAACGCAGAAACGCGCGCACCGGGCGCAACCCGCGCACCGGCGAGGCCGTTCCCATCGGGCAGAAGCGCGTGGTCTCGTTCAAGCCCGGCAAGGCCATCAAGGAAATGGTGGACACTTCCGATGACCCGTCCCGCGCGGAAGAGGGGGACGGCGACTGA
- a CDS encoding Stp1/IreP family PP2C-type Ser/Thr phosphatase yields the protein MTEGEHLTFIGPGEELRCEQDWTGPYIEACLASDVGRKRKNNEDSCLMCVPKDEFSAEWRGHLFAVADGMGGASAGERASFLTLQCLAEKYFDDSVKGMAPAALKAAIDCANRAVFAEAEGNPVYAGMGTTISALVVMGNWAYIGQVGDSRLYLFRSGVGIRQITEDHSLVAEQMRSGLINEEEARNHSLKNLITRAVGIKESVDVDLFALELEPNDRLLLCSDGLSNMVPDEDIAKTLSGGDLRDAVRSLVDQALEAGGTDNITAVALQIGSLLPSTLYQQGARMARLNTKGLLGRLRGWFS from the coding sequence GTGACTGAGGGGGAACACCTCACCTTCATCGGTCCGGGCGAGGAGCTCCGCTGCGAGCAGGACTGGACCGGCCCCTACATCGAGGCCTGTCTCGCCAGCGATGTGGGCAGGAAACGCAAGAACAATGAGGACTCCTGCCTCATGTGCGTTCCCAAGGACGAGTTTTCCGCCGAATGGCGCGGCCACCTCTTTGCCGTGGCCGACGGCATGGGCGGCGCCAGCGCGGGCGAGCGCGCCAGTTTCCTTACCCTGCAATGCCTGGCCGAGAAGTATTTCGACGACTCCGTGAAGGGCATGGCGCCCGCCGCGCTGAAGGCCGCCATAGACTGCGCGAACCGCGCCGTCTTCGCCGAGGCCGAGGGAAATCCGGTGTACGCGGGCATGGGCACCACCATTTCCGCCCTGGTGGTCATGGGCAACTGGGCCTACATCGGCCAGGTCGGCGACAGCCGCCTGTACCTGTTCCGCAGCGGGGTCGGCATCCGGCAGATCACCGAGGACCACTCCCTGGTCGCGGAGCAGATGCGCAGCGGGCTCATCAACGAGGAGGAGGCGCGCAACCACTCCCTGAAAAACCTCATCACCCGCGCCGTGGGCATAAAGGAGTCCGTGGACGTGGACCTTTTCGCCCTTGAGCTGGAGCCCAACGACAGGCTGCTGCTCTGCTCGGACGGGCTGAGCAACATGGTGCCCGACGAGGACATCGCCAAAACGCTTTCCGGCGGCGATTTGCGCGACGCCGTCCGAAGCCTGGTGGACCAGGCCCTCGAGGCGGGCGGCACGGACAACATCACGGCCGTCGCGCTGCAAATAGGCAGCCTGCTTCCCTCGACGCTGTACCAGCAGGGCGCCAGGATGGCCCGGCTCAACACGAAAGGCCTGCTGGGGCGTCTGCGCGGCTGGTTTTCCTGA